The Fragaria vesca subsp. vesca linkage group LG2, FraVesHawaii_1.0, whole genome shotgun sequence genome includes a window with the following:
- the LOC101307461 gene encoding TMV resistance protein N-like, giving the protein MASASSLSVAAHVLPHDKYDVFLSFRGIDTRLKFTTYLYDALKRRKIDTYIDDQLERGEEIELALLEAIEQSRISIIVFSKNYASSRWCLDELVHILKCKQKYGRIVIPVFYEIDPSHVRKQEESYADAFVSHEKEKRFKDKVLIWRDALSTAANLSGFDSQNVRTEAELVEKIVNDILGKLMRISSTSVRGLIGFESQIQQIESLLCIDAEDVEFRLVGIWGMGGIGKTTLADAVYHRHSSKFDTCTFLSNVREESEKRGILDLRNELFRKLLMDKSLSIDTPSIGLFVLNRLSRTKVLVVLDDVNESEQLDYLLGQQVVFGCGSRVIITSRDRRPLIERVDDDLIYKVIKLNDVDALKLFQLKAFRDGASKIDNSELLEEVVSYAEGIPLVLKILGSLFRNCNNEKDCKDKLKILKRFPDKKIQDVLRVSYNGLQEHERQIFLDIACFFKGENKYDVERLIEMHGFCAPLQGISVLIDMSLISISVNDCLEMHDLLQEMGMSIVREQCTFDPGRRSRLWSVDDSYQVLKYNTGTARVEVMFVNISRIQGLQLSRTTFKNMHNLRLLKFHAPFKHSQEDVDEANKVYLPQGLESLPEGLRYLYWDGYRFKSLPSEFLPRNLVELRMSYSLIEKLWSNGKNLGSLKVIDLSYSKELCEVPDLSESPNIEEIDFSWCISLAEVPSYFENLKKLTSLNLSGCENLETFPNEMPCNLRFLNLSYCEYLTKVPDLSRCANIENIDLSATNLVEIPSYFQHLDKLTSLNLAFCMMLEYLPELPCNVEYLNLDFCGSLNKLHNSIYKLNCLANLSLGFCSTLEKLPPFSVGLCSLKEFNIGGCDRLQIPDDLICLSSLHILNLEDSMIESIPVSINNVSGLRILKLSECKKLQSLPELPALLETLEADGCTSLQQVASSRTSAHQFEDPCYREELLNFIDCIDLNDNSRSNIMDDARSSIMKMASSKVDKTIHPDRLSTEDSVTVIYPGNAIPEWFSYRAEGCSVEIEFSPDWFHNADFLGFALCAVVASEFELTCQCNYKTHNGEGYGYSSIIPNTVLRGARTNSDHVLWSFTGAKHSSAGASLVPFTKVAKASFHFYASGFIKGILKACGIRLLYAHDSGSGPGKPNRDVNTGGTSSGLADQTVDENNATVLPDVPLQEVEQPSKKLKRQAGASTQKPKRKTQAPPYLKDFVPK; this is encoded by the exons ATGGCTTCCGCCTCTTCTCTTTCTGTTGCTGCTCATGTTCTCCCTCATGACAAGTATGATGTCTTTCTTAGTTTTAGAGGTATAGACACGCGCCTGAAATTTACCACCTATCTTTATGACGCTTTAAAGCGGAGAAAAATTGATACCTACATAGATGACCAACTTGAAAGAGGAGAGGAAATTGAACTTGCGCTATTGGAAGCAATTGAGCAATCAAGGATTTCGATAATTGTTTTCTCAAAAAACTACGCCTCTTCTAGGTGGTGCTTGGATGAACTTGTCCATATACTTAAATGCAAGCAAAAATATGGACGTATTGTTATACCTGTATTTTACGAAATAGATCCATCACATGTACGGAAACAGGAGGAAAGTTATGCAGATGCATTTGTAAGTCATGAAAAAGAAAAACGTTTCAAGGACAAAGTGCTCATTTGGAGGGATGCTTTGTCAACTGCAGCCAATCTATCTGGGTTTGATTCCCAAAATGTTAG GACCGAGGCTGAATTAGTTGAGAAAATTGTCAATGATATCTTGGGGAAATTGATGCGTATCTCATCGACTTCTGTGAGGGGCCTTATTGGGTTTGAGAGTCAGATTCAACAAATTGAATCGTTGTTATGCATTGACGCAGAAGATGTTGAATTCCGCCTTGTAGGTATTTGGGGTATGGGCGGTATTGGTAAGACCACTCTTGCTGATGCTGTGTATCACCGTCACTCTTCTAAATTCGATACTTGTACATTTCTTTCCAATGTTAGGGAGGAGTCGGAGAAACGAGGAATACTTGATTTGCGTAATGAGCTCTTTCGCAAGTTGTTAATGGACAAAAGTCTAAGTATTGACACTCCATCTATAGGGTTATTTGTTTTAAACAGGTTGTCACGTACAAAGGTGCTCGTGGTTCTTGATGATGTGAATGAATCAGAACAGTTAGATTATTTACTTGGACAACAAGTTGTTTTTGGCTGTGGGAGTAGAGTTATTATTACTTCCAGAGATAGGCGCCCATTGATAGAAAGAGTGGATGATGATCTTATATACAAGGTGATTAAGTTAAATGATGTTGATGCTCTCAAGCTCTTTCAGTTGAAAGCTTTCAGAGATGGTGCTTCCAAAATAGATAATTCAGAGTTGTTAGAAGAGGTGGTAAGTTATGCTGAAGGTATCCCATTAGTTCTTAAAATTTTGGGTTCCTTATTCCGTAATTGCAATAACGAAAAAGATTGCAAGGATAAGTTGAAAATATTGAAAAGGTTTCCCGACAAAAAAATCCAGGATGTGTTAAGAGTGAGTTATAATGGGTTACAGGAACATGAGAGACAGATATTTCTTGATATTGCATGTTTCTTCAAAGGGGAAAACAAGTATGATGTTGAAAGACTGATAGAAATGCATGGATTCTGTGCACCACTTCAGGGAATATCAGTTCTCATTGATATGTCTCTCATATCAATTTCAGTGAATGATTGCTTAGAGATGCATGATTTGTTGCAAGAGATGGGTATGTCAATTGTGCGTGAACAATGTACTTTTGACCCGGGAAGACGCAGTAGGCTGTGGAGTGTTGATGATAGCTATCAAGTATTGAAATATAATACT GGAACTGCAAGAGTTGAAGTCATGTTTGTTAACATCTCTAGGATTCAAGGTTTACAGTTGAGTCGCACAACCTTCAAAAATATGCATAACTTGAGGTTGCTAAAGTTTCATGCTCCATTCAAACATTCGCAAGAAGATGTAGACGAGGCCAACAAAGTGTACCTTCCTCAAGGACTCGAGTCTCTTCCTGAAGGCCTTAGATATCTCTACTGGGATGGATACCGTTTTAAATCTTTGCCATCGGAATTTCTTCCACGTAACCTTGTTGAGCTTCGTATGTCTTATAGCCTAATTGAGAAACTTTGGAGTAATGGCAAG AATCTCGGTAGCTTAAAAGTGATAGATCTTAGTTATTCCAAAGAACTTTGTGAAGTTCCAGATCTCTCTGAGAGTCCAAATATTGAGGAAATAGATTTCAGTTGGTGTATAAGCTTGGCTGAAGTTCCTTCATATTTTGAAAATCTCAAGAAGCTAACATCTCTGAATCTGAGTGGGTGTGAGAACCTTGAAACTTTTCCAAATGAGATGCCATGCAATTTGAGATTCTTAAATTTGTCTTATTGCGAATATCTGACAAAAGTTCCAGATCTCTCTCGTTGTGCAAATATTGAGAATATAGATCTCAGTGCTACAAATTTGGTTGAAATTCCTTCATACTTTCAACATCTTGACAAGCTTACTTCCCTGAATCTGGCATTCTGCATGATGCTTGAATATCTCCCGGAGTTACCATGCAATGTGGAATACTTAAATTTGGATTTTTGTGGAAGCTTGAACAAACTTCATAATAGCATCTACAAATTAAATTGTCTTGCAAATCTCAGTCTTGGATTCTGTTCGACACTAGAAAAATTGCCTCCCTTCTCAGTCGGTCTGTGCTCTTTGAAAGAATTTAACATTGGTGGGTGCGACAGGTTACAAATCCCTGATGATCTCATTTGCTTATCCTCGTTGCACATTCTAAATCTAGAAGACAGCATGATTGAGAGCATACCTGTAAGCATCAATAATGTTTCTGGCCTTCGTATTCTGAAGTTAAGCGAATGCAAGAAGCTTCAATCTTTACCCGAGCTCCCAGCGCTGCTAGAAACTTTGGAGGCAGATGGGTGCACGTCATTGCAGCAGGTGGCGAGTTCAAGGACGTCTGCACATCAATTTGAAGATCCTTGTTACCGTGAAGAACTTCTTAACTTCATTGACTGCATAGATTTGAATGACAATTCAAGGAGCAACATAATGGATGATGCACGTAGTAGCATTATGAAAATGGCATCATCAAAAGTTGATAAAACAATACAT CCAGATCGATTGTCAACGGAGGATTCAGTTACTGTCATTTACCCGGGAAATGCAATTCCGGAATGGTTCAGCTATCGTGCAGAGGGATGTTCAGTGGAAATTGAGTTTTCTCCAGATTGGTTTCACAATGCAGACTTCTTGGGATTTGCTCTATGCGCTGTGGTGGCATCCGAGTTCGAGTTGACATGTCAGTGCAATTACAAAACCCACAATGGTGAAGGCTATGGATACTCATCCATAATCCCAAACACGGTCCTTCGTGGGGCAAGAACAAATTCAGATCATGTGTTGTGGTCCTTTACCGGGGCAAAACATTCAAGTGCAGGAGCCAGCCTCGTTCCTTTCACCAAAGTCGCTAAAGCGTCTTTTCACTTCTACGCAAGTGGGTTTATTAAGGGAATATTGAAGGCGTGTGGGATCCGCTTATTGTATGCCCATGATTCTGGAAGCGGCCCTGGCAAGCCTAACAGAGATGTAAACACAGGCGGCACATCGAGCGGTCTTGCTGACCAGACTGTTGATGAGAACAATGCGACTGTTTTACCAGATGTGCCTTTGCAGGAGGTG GAACAACCCAGCAAGAAACTGAAGAGGCAAGCAGGGGCATCAACTCAGAAGCCAAAGAGAAAGACCCAAGCTCCACCTTACCTCAAAGACTTTGTGCCCAAGTAA
- the LOC101294233 gene encoding uncharacterized protein LOC101294233, which yields MASSSSAVAAAAVHELLRDKYDVFLSFRGLDTRQTFTEDLYQGLTWKKIDTFIYDRLEVGAEIEYALEAAIEKSKISIIVFSQGYASSRWCLDELVHILKCKKRYGRTVVPVFYEIEPSVVRKQEKSYADAFVKYEKSFKYHMDKVLIWRDALSAAAALSGYHTQKYSPESAFVYTIVEETWEKLDCISSTKSRDLFGIERQLLHQQIELLLSIQAQDVPVMNTSGAAHVLPRDQYDVFLSFRGSDTRRTFTGDLYQGLTWKNIDTYIDNRLERGDEIECSLEEAIEQSKISIIVFSQDYASSRWCLDELVHILKCKKRYGRIVIPVFYEIDPSVVRKQEKSYADAFVEHEKKFKNNIDKVLIWKDALSAAAGLYGYHIQKYSPESAYVYTIVKEVWEKLNRTLSTKSRDLFGNLSHDQAQHVMKRNEELQQQISTSETPILEANSWTAIATSSSLEIENQDYRIPTMAMSSAATEQTTSMISNDEHHTPTSGSGASSSPKLLTEENLDRFVEEPESESAAVAVARSTLRNISQSHFSDGILLSKISEACSTLSRIATKEEEEIIKTLEELLASLPEALNQLKEEEEINLQATRARNDLADQLSAKNQALQKHNPILHQCNADIQSLEVKISALQAQLATKKMEKSNMMQIVEADQRASRELSDSLDQAKMIAKQAENKAKAQKEAFEVLCRKIGSLGHKI from the exons ATGGCTTCTTCCTCTTCTGCTGTTGCTGCTGCTGCTGTTCATGAACTCCTTCGAGACAAGTATGATGTCTTTCTTAGTTTTAGAGGTCTAGACACGCGCCAGACGTTTACCGAAGATCTTTATCAGGGTTTAACTTGGAAGAAGATTGATACCTTTATCTATGATAGACTTGAAGTAGGAGCTGAAATTGAATATGCTCTGGAGGCAGCAATCGAGAAGTCAAAGATTTCGATAATTGTTTTCTCACAAGGCTACGCCTCTTCTAGGTGGTGCTTGGATGAACTTGTGCACATACTGAAATGCAAGAAAAGATATGGACGGACTGTTGTACCTGTGTTTTACGAGATAGAGCCGTCAGTTGTACGGAAACAAGAGAAGAGTTATGCAGATGCATTTGTGAAATATGAAAAAAGTTTCAAGTACCACATGGACAAGGTGCTCATTTGGAGGGATGCTCTGTCAGCTGCAGCCGCCCTATCTGGATATCATACACAAAAATACAG TCCGGAGTCTGCATTTGTTTACACAATTGTCGAAGAAACTTGGGAGAAATTGGATTGTATCTCGTCAACTAAATCGAGGGACCTCTTTGGGATTGAAAGGCAGCTTCTTCATCAACAAATTGAATTGTTATTATCCATTCAAGCACAAGATGTTCCG GTTATGAATACTTCTGGTGCTGCACATGTACTCCCTCGAGACCAGTATGATGTCTTTCTCAGTTTTAGAGGTTCAGACACACGCCGGACATTTACTGGCGATCTTTATCAGGGTTTAACTTGGAAGAATATTGATACCTATATTGATAATAGACTCGAAAGAGGAGATGAAATTGAATGTTCCCTGGAGGAAGCAATTGAGCAATCAAAGATTTCGATAATTGTTTTCTCACAAGACTACGCTTCTTCTAGGTGGTGCTTGGATGAACTTGTGCACATACTGAAATGCAAGAAAAGATATGGACGGATTGTCATACCTGTGTTTTACGAGATAGATCCGTCAGTTGTACGGAAACAAGAGAAGAGTTATGCAGATGCATTTGTAGAACATGAAAAAAAATTCAAGAACAACATAGACAAAGTGCTCATTTGGAAGGATGCTTTGTCAGCTGCAGCCGGTCTGTATGGGTATCATATACAAAAATACAG TCCCGAGTCTGCATATGTTTACACAATTGTCAAAGAAGTTTGGGAGAAATTGAATCGTACTTTGTCAACTAAATCGAGAGACCTCTTTGGGAATTTAAGTCATGATCAAGCACAACATGTTATGAAACGCAATGAG GAATTGCAACAACAAATTTCAACTTCAGAGACTCCAATTTTGGAAGCAAATTCTTGGACTGCTATAGCCACATCAAGCAGCTTGGAGATCGAGAACCAAGACTATAGAATTCCAACAATGGCAATGTCATCAGCAGCCACAGAGCAGACCACTTCGATGATAAGCAACGATGAGCATCACACCCCGACTAGTGGTTCTGGTGCATCTTCTAGTCCAAAGCTATTAACAGAAGAAAATCTAGACCGCTTTGTTGAAGAACCAGAGTCTGAGAGTGCAGCGGTTGCAGTTGCTAGAAGTACTCTGAGAAACATCTCCCAATCTCATTTTAGTGATGGAATACTCCTCAGCAAGATAAGCGAAGCTTGCAGTACTCTTTCTAGAATCGCTACTAAAGAAGAAGAAGAGATCATCAAGACTCTAGAAGAACTTCTAGCCTCCTTGCCTGAAGCTCTGAATCAACTCAAAGAAGAAGAAGAAATTAATCTTCAAGCGACACGCGCAAGGAATGATCTGGCTGATCAGTTATCAGCAAAGAATCAAGCGCTCCAAAAACATAATCCAATCCTTCATCAGTGTAATGCAGACATCCAATCATTGGAGGTCAAGATTTCTGCCCTTCAAGCTCAACTTGCTACTAAGAAGATGGAGAAATCCAACATGATGCAAATAGTGGAAGCAGACCAGAGAGCTTCTAGAGAACTGTCTGATTCGCTAGATCAAGCAAAAATGATAGCGAAGCAAGCAGAAAACAAAGCTAAAGCACAAAAGGAAGCCTTCGAAGTTCTCTGTCGCAAAATAGGCTCATTGGGACACAAAATATAG
- the LOC101294527 gene encoding protein KRTCAP2 homolog, which produces MAGSGSSMMYSFLLFTVILSLQEMYRGKLASTELFTILGGFTSSLLFLVLLTFIGNYQESCGVKTGWGAVIVAEAVALIAAGTVHRVCITTCFLFSAAILYEVNKLSGIMLTKSESKTKRH; this is translated from the exons ATGGCGGGTTCTGGAAGTTCGATGATGTATTCCTTCCTTTTGTTCACTGTGATTCTGTCACTTCAAGAGATGTACAGAGGGAAGTTGGCATCAACTGAGTTGTTTACGATTCTCGGGGGTTTCACCAGTTCCCTCTTGTTCCTTGTGCTGCTCACT TTCATTGGCAATTACCAGGAATCATGTGGTGTGAAGACTGGCTGGGGTGCTG TTATTGTAGCAGAAGCAGTTGCTCTTATTGCTGCTGGCACTGTCCATCGAGTTTGTATCACAACATG TTTCTTGTTCTCTGCCGCAATACTGTATGAGGTCAACAAGCTTTCAGGGATAATGCTTACCAAAAGTGAATCTAAAACAAAAAGGCACTGA